Proteins encoded together in one Terriglobus saanensis SP1PR4 window:
- the fabZ gene encoding 3-hydroxyacyl-ACP dehydratase FabZ, whose amino-acid sequence MSDEKNLPSATPLTMDIQQIMAILPHRYPMLLIDRVIEVEPRQRIVALKNVSANEPHFTGHFPDYPIMPGVLMVEAIAQAGGLLLLNDIPDREDKLMVFTSIDGAKFRKPVVPGDQLRIEVKVLNWRTSAVKMRGTATVDGKLACEATVMCALVARPKPKPAEEASAASEAAV is encoded by the coding sequence ATGAGTGATGAAAAGAACCTTCCCAGCGCAACGCCGCTGACCATGGACATCCAGCAGATTATGGCGATCCTGCCGCATCGTTACCCGATGCTCCTGATCGACCGCGTCATCGAGGTGGAACCCCGCCAGCGCATCGTCGCCCTCAAGAACGTCTCGGCCAACGAGCCACACTTCACGGGCCATTTTCCGGATTATCCCATCATGCCGGGCGTCCTGATGGTGGAAGCCATCGCGCAGGCCGGCGGACTTCTTCTGTTGAATGACATCCCCGACCGCGAAGACAAGCTGATGGTCTTTACCAGCATCGATGGCGCGAAGTTTCGCAAACCGGTGGTTCCCGGCGACCAGCTCCGCATTGAGGTCAAGGTGCTGAACTGGCGCACGAGCGCGGTCAAGATGCGCGGCACGGCAACGGTCGATGGCAAGCTCGCCTGCGAGGCCACGGTGATGTGCGCGCTCGTCGCAAGACCGAAACCGAAGCCTGCAGAGGAAGCCTCCGCCGCTTCCGAGGCTGCGGTCTAG
- a CDS encoding carboxypeptidase regulatory-like domain-containing protein, whose product MRRFLNHWKRVALVVLILTAGQNITAQSDNSSLTGAVTDSNGAALPNAKVVAHDVATGQDRDTTTNESGNYNFVNVRPSRYTVTVTSPGFRTASVSDVQVDASIGRRVDVALKVGEAGTSITVEAGANAVQTESASVGQLVTQEQVKSIQLNGRNPLYLSQMEPGVVRNNSMAAFAFSLDNGINVGGARSQESVLTLDGAPMVRTRSNGTSVGVADVDSTSQIQILTNSYPAEFGRASGGQIRMVPKSGTSSFHGSVYEFFRNTALNANTWQRKLTAVLTNTPNKPAAFRYNQFGWNFNGPVTFPHFNTGRQKLFFLAGQEFVKYNHDDTATQFAPTARMRTGDFGELLSPNIFYSCLDAGGNTTTGTCVNNQIKNPLTGVPYANNDLRTVPGSTSANGLGLLNAYPLPNVTGSSTYNWSDTALYTESQRKDTIVVDFVPTESQRFRFSLLNFNYDNRNPHSGNFNRTPQTFHRPNQVAVFHYQWTISPTMVNELVVSAAADHVKINIDRSSGLYDRTSYGINYPYLYGAATKQIPNKIPTIQISNFGTLDGLPYPSSSGGIVYGAADNFTKVWGNHTLKAGFNFEYAGENNFDQISVSSTTPGATNNQNGFFRFTDTRGGTAPTTGRAVANAAAGLFDTYGEIGTRSYTLYRGTMYEGFVQDQWRARSNLVIEMGVRYSIMNPYYAKWGNLSVFNPGSYSPALAVTVNPITDAVTGGDQYNGVVIPGSGFPSSAAGHVDPSIIGGAYSRLFRGFSNTYSPTVKSNVQPRVGFAWQVDPKTVVRAGGGRYFQRLGISDNVFTGGNAPFQPSSTVTNGSVDTPGGVGTNSFPFNYSSQAFNYPSPEAYAWNFTVEQEFDKVGTFTLAYVGRRGIHLEQLANINQLQPGTTQANPGIQPDALRPFKGFSNITETQNKGASMYHSLQANLKRRLTNNLLLGIAYTWSKSMDFGSSNGTNLTNAFDKSISYGPSDFDTRHVFVSNFVYNIPYGTHATHFIERAALGNWQFSGTLQAQTGPPENISISGADYAGVGQGSGTQFYRHLGSVHTYKGFAGQTGTDKWFDTSVYPSPAQMSTTYAGQFSPRGSRNQIYGPGFQSYSAALQKTMHLIPNHENHALVFRGEAFNLANHPTADNPNTTPGSSTFGLSKTKGQTYGADRQLQFSLRYAF is encoded by the coding sequence ATGCGCCGTTTCTTGAACCACTGGAAGAGAGTTGCACTCGTCGTGTTGATTCTGACCGCAGGTCAGAACATCACCGCCCAATCAGATAACTCGTCCCTCACTGGCGCCGTAACAGACTCGAATGGCGCCGCTCTTCCGAACGCCAAGGTCGTCGCGCACGATGTCGCTACAGGACAGGACCGCGACACCACTACGAACGAATCAGGCAACTACAACTTCGTCAACGTTCGGCCAAGCCGTTACACCGTCACCGTTACCAGTCCAGGATTCCGGACTGCCTCTGTTAGCGACGTGCAGGTGGATGCCAGCATCGGTCGTCGTGTGGATGTTGCCCTCAAGGTCGGTGAAGCAGGCACGAGCATCACCGTCGAAGCCGGTGCCAACGCTGTGCAGACTGAGAGTGCTTCGGTCGGTCAGCTCGTCACGCAAGAGCAGGTTAAGAGCATTCAACTCAACGGTCGCAATCCGCTCTACCTCTCCCAGATGGAGCCTGGCGTCGTCCGCAACAACTCCATGGCTGCCTTTGCCTTCTCGCTCGATAACGGGATCAACGTTGGCGGTGCTCGCTCGCAGGAGAGCGTACTCACGCTCGACGGTGCTCCCATGGTCCGTACGCGTTCCAATGGCACCAGCGTCGGTGTGGCCGACGTTGATTCGACTTCGCAGATTCAGATCCTCACCAACAGCTACCCAGCGGAGTTTGGTCGCGCTTCCGGCGGACAGATCCGTATGGTTCCCAAAAGCGGCACCAGCAGCTTTCACGGTTCGGTTTACGAGTTTTTCCGCAATACAGCCCTGAATGCAAATACCTGGCAACGCAAGCTGACCGCGGTGCTCACAAACACTCCCAATAAACCTGCCGCGTTTCGCTATAACCAGTTCGGTTGGAACTTCAATGGCCCGGTCACCTTTCCTCACTTCAACACGGGCCGCCAGAAGCTTTTCTTTCTCGCTGGACAGGAGTTTGTGAAGTACAACCACGACGACACAGCCACGCAGTTCGCTCCAACAGCGCGCATGCGCACTGGTGATTTCGGAGAGTTGCTCTCTCCCAATATCTTCTATAGCTGCCTCGATGCTGGTGGGAATACCACGACCGGCACATGCGTCAATAACCAGATTAAGAATCCGCTGACTGGAGTACCGTACGCGAATAACGATCTTCGGACCGTCCCTGGCAGTACGAGTGCAAACGGTCTTGGTCTTCTCAACGCATATCCTCTACCGAACGTAACCGGCTCTTCTACGTACAATTGGAGCGATACGGCCCTTTATACGGAATCCCAACGCAAGGACACCATTGTGGTGGATTTCGTGCCGACAGAGAGCCAGCGTTTTCGCTTCTCGCTCCTGAACTTCAATTACGACAACCGCAATCCACACTCCGGTAATTTCAACCGCACGCCGCAGACCTTCCATCGCCCCAATCAGGTTGCGGTTTTTCACTACCAGTGGACGATCTCGCCCACCATGGTTAATGAACTCGTTGTCTCAGCCGCGGCCGACCACGTGAAGATCAACATCGACAGATCTTCCGGTCTCTACGACCGTACGAGCTATGGCATCAACTACCCCTACCTGTATGGAGCAGCAACGAAGCAGATCCCGAACAAGATTCCCACGATCCAGATTTCAAACTTCGGAACCTTGGACGGCCTGCCTTATCCCTCAAGCTCCGGCGGTATTGTCTACGGAGCCGCCGACAACTTCACCAAGGTCTGGGGAAATCACACACTCAAAGCGGGTTTCAACTTTGAGTACGCCGGAGAAAACAACTTCGATCAGATCAGTGTTTCCAGCACAACGCCCGGAGCGACCAACAACCAGAATGGGTTCTTTCGCTTTACGGATACCCGCGGTGGCACTGCTCCGACCACGGGAAGAGCGGTAGCCAACGCGGCTGCGGGTCTCTTTGATACCTACGGTGAAATCGGCACACGTTCTTACACGCTCTATCGCGGCACCATGTACGAAGGCTTCGTGCAGGACCAATGGCGCGCCCGCTCCAATCTCGTGATTGAGATGGGTGTTCGCTACAGCATTATGAATCCCTATTACGCGAAGTGGGGCAACCTGTCTGTCTTCAACCCTGGTAGTTACAGCCCTGCACTGGCAGTGACGGTCAACCCGATCACGGATGCTGTTACGGGCGGAGACCAGTACAACGGCGTCGTCATTCCCGGCAGCGGCTTTCCTTCCTCGGCGGCCGGACACGTAGATCCTTCCATTATCGGAGGAGCCTATAGCCGTTTGTTCCGTGGCTTCAGCAACACCTATTCGCCCACGGTGAAATCGAACGTGCAACCGCGCGTCGGCTTCGCCTGGCAGGTAGATCCTAAAACCGTAGTGCGTGCTGGTGGAGGCCGCTACTTCCAGCGGCTGGGTATCAGCGACAACGTCTTTACGGGCGGCAACGCACCCTTCCAACCGTCGTCCACTGTAACGAATGGCAGTGTCGACACTCCGGGCGGCGTCGGAACGAATAGCTTCCCCTTCAACTATTCGTCTCAGGCCTTCAACTATCCCAGCCCTGAAGCCTATGCGTGGAACTTCACCGTGGAGCAGGAGTTCGACAAGGTTGGAACGTTCACTCTTGCCTATGTCGGACGGCGTGGAATCCACCTGGAACAGCTCGCCAATATCAATCAACTTCAGCCCGGCACCACGCAGGCGAACCCTGGCATCCAGCCAGATGCTCTTCGTCCTTTCAAAGGCTTCTCAAATATTACGGAGACGCAGAATAAGGGCGCTTCCATGTACCACTCCCTTCAGGCAAATCTGAAGCGTAGATTGACGAACAATCTTCTCCTCGGCATTGCCTATACGTGGTCCAAGAGTATGGACTTCGGTTCCAGCAACGGGACCAATCTTACGAACGCGTTCGACAAGTCCATCAGCTATGGCCCGAGCGACTTCGACACGCGCCATGTCTTCGTCTCCAACTTCGTCTACAACATCCCCTATGGCACACATGCGACTCACTTCATAGAGCGTGCGGCGTTAGGGAACTGGCAGTTCTCCGGCACTCTGCAGGCACAGACAGGTCCCCCTGAAAACATCTCCATCAGTGGTGCCGACTATGCAGGCGTGGGACAGGGTTCCGGTACGCAATTTTACCGACACCTGGGGAGCGTCCATACTTACAAGGGATTTGCAGGACAGACGGGAACCGATAAATGGTTCGATACCTCTGTCTATCCCAGCCCGGCGCAGATGAGCACAACCTACGCTGGTCAGTTTTCTCCACGCGGTTCCCGGAACCAGATCTATGGTCCCGGCTTCCAAAGCTACAGTGCGGCGCTGCAAAAGACCATGCACCTCATACCAAATCATGAGAACCACGCTCTCGTCTTCCGTGGCGAGGCATTCAACCTCGCGAATCATCCCACAGCAGATAATCCGAACACCACTCCAGGCTCTTCGACCTTTGGTCTAAGCAAGACAAAGGGACAAACCTACGGAGCAGACCGTCAACTGCAGTTCAGCTTGCGTTACGCCTTCTAA
- the lpxA gene encoding acyl-ACP--UDP-N-acetylglucosamine O-acyltransferase, whose product MAIHPTAIVAEGAIIPESCTVGPFCTIGAHVVLGERCELVSHVVLDGHTTFGEDNRIFSFACLGIAPQDLKYKNEPTKLTVGNGNTIREYVTISRGTNGGGGETKIGDGCLIMAYVHIGHDSSIGNGCILANAATLAGHVTVEDYASVGALNPVHQFCTIGKYAYIGGGTTITQDVMPYSLTSVRRENRAFGLNKVGLERKGFTPDEIKQLRLAYKMLQASKMNTTQALEAIQAKVASGEFGERVAYLAEFIAKSERGVIK is encoded by the coding sequence GTGGCCATCCATCCCACAGCCATCGTTGCAGAGGGAGCTATTATCCCGGAGAGCTGTACCGTTGGCCCCTTTTGCACGATCGGTGCCCACGTGGTTCTGGGCGAGCGCTGCGAACTGGTCAGCCACGTCGTGCTGGACGGTCATACGACCTTCGGCGAAGACAATCGAATCTTTTCCTTCGCCTGCCTCGGCATCGCCCCGCAGGACCTGAAGTACAAGAACGAACCGACGAAGCTCACGGTCGGCAACGGCAATACCATCCGTGAGTACGTCACCATCTCGCGCGGCACCAACGGCGGCGGGGGCGAGACGAAGATCGGCGATGGCTGCCTCATCATGGCTTACGTCCATATTGGCCATGACAGCTCCATCGGCAACGGTTGCATTCTTGCTAATGCAGCGACGCTCGCCGGGCATGTCACGGTCGAGGACTACGCCAGCGTCGGAGCCCTAAATCCTGTCCATCAGTTCTGCACCATCGGGAAGTACGCCTATATCGGCGGCGGCACGACGATTACGCAGGACGTCATGCCGTACTCGCTGACCAGCGTCCGTCGCGAAAACCGCGCCTTCGGCCTCAACAAGGTCGGACTGGAGCGCAAGGGCTTTACGCCGGACGAGATTAAACAACTCCGCCTGGCCTACAAGATGCTGCAGGCCTCCAAGATGAATACCACCCAGGCGCTGGAGGCGATTCAGGCGAAGGTGGCCAGCGGAGAGTTCGGCGAACGGGTGGCCTACCTCGCGGAGTTCATCGCGAAGAGCGAGCGCGGCGTGATCAAGTAG
- a CDS encoding helix-turn-helix domain-containing protein, translating to MSKRSMREFDESCLTPIRHFKPKDIEALRKREEASQAVFALHLGLSTNLISQWERGEKKPSGASLKLLTLVDKNGLDFVA from the coding sequence ATGTCGAAGAGATCCATGCGCGAGTTCGATGAGTCCTGCCTCACGCCCATTCGTCACTTCAAGCCGAAAGATATCGAGGCGCTCCGCAAACGCGAAGAGGCAAGCCAGGCCGTCTTCGCGCTCCATCTCGGTCTTTCGACTAATCTCATCTCCCAGTGGGAACGAGGGGAAAAGAAGCCGAGCGGCGCATCGCTCAAGTTGCTCACGCTGGTCGACAAAAACGGTCTCGATTTCGTTGCCTGA
- a CDS encoding LpxI family protein yields MPEGQSKLGLIAGNGRFPFLLLDAARARGIAVVVAAIHEETDPEMNARATADAGIRVHWMSLGELSKLIDTFHAEGVMQAVMAGQVRHKQIFSAIRPDWKLAKLLMSLRTRNTDMLLGAVAKVLGDEGIELISSTAYLEPMLARAGVLTQRAPDEEELKDIAYGLTVARGIAGFDLGQTVVIAAQACVAIEAMEGTDATIARAGELFRTLEAEASTLRRSLTVVKVAKPKQDMRFDVPVIGLPTIEAMISAGATCLAIEAGRTLLFDEPALIARANAAGICVVGETSTPSGQS; encoded by the coding sequence TTGCCTGAAGGCCAGTCCAAGCTCGGTCTCATAGCAGGCAACGGCCGTTTCCCCTTCCTGCTCCTCGATGCGGCGCGCGCGCGAGGGATCGCAGTCGTCGTTGCGGCGATCCACGAAGAGACCGATCCGGAGATGAACGCACGCGCCACAGCAGACGCCGGCATCCGCGTTCACTGGATGTCCCTGGGCGAACTTTCCAAACTTATCGATACGTTCCACGCTGAAGGCGTGATGCAAGCCGTCATGGCGGGCCAAGTGCGGCACAAACAGATCTTCTCGGCCATACGGCCTGACTGGAAGCTAGCCAAGCTGCTCATGAGCCTCCGCACGCGCAATACGGACATGCTCCTGGGCGCGGTGGCGAAGGTCCTTGGGGACGAAGGCATTGAGTTGATCTCGTCCACCGCCTATCTTGAACCGATGCTCGCGAGAGCTGGCGTTCTGACGCAGCGTGCGCCTGACGAAGAAGAGCTGAAGGACATCGCCTACGGCCTGACCGTAGCGCGTGGGATTGCTGGCTTCGATCTTGGTCAGACGGTCGTGATCGCCGCGCAGGCCTGCGTTGCGATAGAGGCCATGGAAGGCACGGACGCCACCATTGCTCGCGCGGGGGAACTCTTCCGAACGCTGGAAGCAGAAGCCTCCACCCTGCGGCGCTCGCTTACGGTGGTAAAAGTGGCGAAACCGAAGCAGGATATGCGTTTCGACGTGCCCGTGATCGGTCTTCCCACCATCGAAGCGATGATTTCCGCCGGTGCGACCTGCCTCGCCATCGAAGCAGGACGTACACTGCTCTTCGATGAACCTGCGCTGATCGCGCGGGCCAACGCCGCTGGAATCTGCGTTGTGGGTGAGACTTCCACCCCGTCGGGCCAGTCTTAA
- a CDS encoding peroxiredoxin, with protein sequence MQRLGLWSVLALAIVACGMTAKLAYAAGGDMLQPGATAPGFTLPSQEDKAVNLSEYKGKWVVLYFYPKDKTAGCTLEAHNFQRDLAKYTAANAVILGVSLDTADSHKSFCTQESLTFKLLADPEHKVVDSYGVPVKGMGPIKYASRVTFLIAPDGKVAKVWPAVQVPSHSEEVLTAINELKK encoded by the coding sequence ATGCAAAGACTTGGTTTATGGAGTGTTCTGGCGCTGGCGATCGTCGCCTGCGGAATGACGGCGAAGCTGGCGTATGCCGCTGGCGGAGACATGTTGCAGCCCGGTGCCACCGCACCTGGCTTTACCTTGCCTTCTCAGGAAGACAAAGCTGTGAATCTTTCCGAATACAAGGGCAAGTGGGTTGTCCTCTACTTCTACCCAAAGGATAAAACGGCGGGTTGCACCCTCGAAGCGCATAACTTCCAGCGCGACCTGGCAAAGTACACCGCTGCCAACGCAGTGATTCTGGGCGTCAGCCTGGACACCGCGGACAGCCACAAGAGCTTCTGCACGCAGGAGAGCTTGACCTTCAAGCTCCTCGCTGACCCGGAGCACAAGGTCGTCGATTCGTACGGCGTGCCGGTCAAGGGCATGGGACCGATCAAGTATGCCTCGCGTGTGACGTTTCTCATCGCGCCCGACGGCAAAGTCGCGAAGGTCTGGCCTGCGGTTCAGGTTCCCAGCCATAGCGAGGAAGTTCTGACCGCCATCAACGAGCTGAAAAAATAG
- a CDS encoding type II toxin-antitoxin system RelE/ParE family toxin: MRVFKGRLFARFARKSGITDHDLCATVKDMERGLIDADLGGGVYKQRVRRHGAGKSGGFRTIVLLKHGKISVFIFGFAKKDMQNITVQDLAEFRRFAKDTFKYANEDIERLCEAGALEEICG, from the coding sequence ATGCGCGTGTTTAAGGGGCGTCTGTTCGCTCGATTTGCAAGAAAAAGCGGCATAACCGACCATGACCTCTGCGCAACCGTGAAGGACATGGAACGAGGCCTCATTGATGCAGATTTGGGTGGCGGTGTTTACAAGCAGAGGGTTCGCCGCCACGGTGCCGGCAAGTCCGGTGGCTTCAGGACGATTGTTCTTTTGAAGCACGGGAAGATCTCGGTCTTTATTTTTGGATTTGCGAAGAAAGACATGCAAAACATTACGGTGCAGGACCTGGCTGAGTTTAGAAGGTTTGCTAAGGACACATTCAAATATGCCAACGAAGATATTGAAAGACTCTGCGAAGCCGGTGCGCTCGAAGAAATCTGCGGCTAA
- a CDS encoding transglycosylase SLT domain-containing protein has product MQLNLRTSPKNALRALLCVPLLFLAGCPANEGGGTPPKQAMAPALTASAEAVKVDPAAQFAERQTAAKVQQLIGQVDRTYQSGVENYRSGRLDAARLDFDFAVDLMLSSGIDIKTNDALNDEFERTVNAVNSLEMDALKQGNGFSPRIEQSPVEAAGDLTFPSNPELTAQLNAELKTTTSDLPLVVNDYVAGYISYFTNNAGGHAHLVRSLERAGKYEGMIKKILREEGVPQDLIYQAIAESGFQPQAFNAKSGAGGMWQFMPFRGAYGLDRNGWFDERFDPEKSSRAYAKYMKTLYNQFGDWYLVMAAYDWGPGNVQKAVMRTGYADFWELYRRNALPKETKNYVPAMLAAAIMAKNPKQYGLTSMNVEPAANYDTVTVNYAMDLRLAADVTDSTLATMVGLNPSLLRLNTPRDISFDLHIPGGTKEMFQKRIAEIPEEKRASWRFHDVRAGETLQQVADLFHVKADDLATANDLSAGEGVDTGDELIVPVYTSVSAASAHPQRYTSRRGDTLVTVADRFGVSSEQLRRWNHLSSNSISTGRSLYIAEPVRLAPSAHTRSRGGRGRKSARSAGLSGSRGKSGARSSSSGHGPTSRGSSSTSSSKSKVGATSKATKKSSPKRRR; this is encoded by the coding sequence GTGCAATTGAACCTTCGGACCTCTCCCAAGAACGCTCTTCGCGCCCTGTTGTGTGTGCCCTTGCTCTTTTTGGCGGGGTGTCCCGCGAATGAAGGCGGAGGTACTCCGCCGAAGCAGGCGATGGCGCCTGCCCTGACAGCCTCAGCCGAAGCCGTGAAGGTGGACCCTGCGGCGCAGTTTGCGGAGCGGCAAACCGCCGCCAAAGTGCAGCAATTAATAGGCCAGGTGGACCGTACCTACCAGAGCGGCGTCGAGAACTATCGCTCCGGGCGTCTGGATGCGGCACGGTTGGACTTCGACTTCGCCGTCGACCTCATGCTGTCCAGCGGGATCGACATCAAGACGAATGACGCGCTGAACGACGAGTTTGAGCGCACAGTGAACGCGGTGAACTCTCTGGAGATGGATGCCCTGAAGCAGGGCAATGGCTTCTCTCCACGCATTGAACAGTCTCCGGTCGAGGCTGCGGGCGATCTGACCTTTCCCTCGAATCCCGAATTGACGGCTCAGCTGAACGCCGAGTTGAAGACGACGACCTCCGATCTTCCGTTGGTCGTCAACGATTACGTTGCCGGATATATCTCCTACTTCACCAACAATGCGGGCGGTCACGCCCATCTGGTGCGCTCTCTGGAACGCGCTGGCAAGTATGAAGGCATGATCAAGAAGATTTTGCGTGAAGAAGGTGTTCCGCAGGACCTGATCTACCAGGCCATTGCCGAGTCGGGCTTTCAGCCCCAGGCGTTCAACGCAAAGAGCGGCGCAGGAGGAATGTGGCAGTTCATGCCCTTCCGCGGCGCCTACGGCCTGGACCGCAACGGCTGGTTCGACGAGCGCTTCGATCCGGAGAAGTCTTCGCGCGCCTATGCCAAGTACATGAAGACGCTCTACAACCAGTTCGGCGATTGGTACCTGGTGATGGCTGCGTACGACTGGGGCCCAGGCAATGTGCAGAAAGCTGTCATGCGTACGGGATACGCAGACTTCTGGGAGCTTTACCGGCGCAACGCTCTGCCGAAGGAGACCAAGAACTACGTTCCTGCGATGCTGGCTGCCGCAATCATGGCGAAAAACCCCAAGCAGTATGGGCTGACCTCCATGAATGTGGAACCAGCCGCGAACTATGACACGGTGACGGTGAACTATGCCATGGATCTGCGCCTGGCCGCAGACGTGACGGACTCCACGCTGGCCACGATGGTGGGATTGAATCCTTCCCTGCTGCGGCTCAACACGCCGCGCGATATTTCGTTCGATCTGCACATTCCGGGCGGCACGAAGGAGATGTTCCAGAAGCGCATCGCTGAAATTCCGGAAGAGAAGAGAGCAAGCTGGCGCTTCCACGATGTACGTGCTGGCGAGACCTTGCAGCAGGTGGCGGACCTCTTTCACGTGAAGGCGGACGACCTGGCGACGGCCAACGATCTCTCCGCGGGAGAGGGCGTGGACACGGGCGATGAATTAATTGTGCCGGTCTACACGAGTGTTTCGGCGGCAAGCGCGCATCCGCAAAGGTACACCTCGCGTCGCGGCGATACGTTGGTAACGGTCGCGGATCGCTTCGGAGTTTCGAGCGAACAACTGCGCCGTTGGAACCACCTGAGCTCGAACTCCATCAGCACCGGACGCTCTCTCTACATTGCAGAGCCCGTGCGCCTGGCGCCTTCCGCGCATACGCGCAGCCGTGGTGGACGTGGCAGAAAATCCGCTCGTAGCGCGGGTTTGAGCGGATCGAGGGGAAAGAGCGGGGCACGATCTTCCTCCTCTGGACACGGCCCCACATCGCGTGGATCGAGTTCCACCTCATCCTCAAAGTCGAAGGTGGGAGCGACGTCGAAGGCGACGAAGAAGAGTTCCCCGAAGAGGCGTCGCTGA
- the lepA gene encoding translation elongation factor 4 produces MDPKYIRNFAIIAHIDHGKSTLSDRLLELTGSLTHREMQAQVLDAMDLERERGITIKAHSVRMMYKAKDGITYQLNLIDTPGHVDFSYEVSRSLASCEGALLVVDATQGVEAQTLANAYLAISNGLEILPVINKIDLPSADIERTKEMIENTVGLPADDAIAVSAKTGLNVEEILEAIVTKLPSPKGDASAPLQALIFDSWFDAYRGVIVLARVINGRLRTGQKIKLMSNGKVFDIESMGVLTPKPVEIAELSAGEVGFFVATIKNVVDSKVGDTITDPAEPATEMLPGFEDIKSMVFAGLYTIESHEHGALRDALEKLKLNDASFSFEPESSVALGFGFRCGFLGLLHMEIIQERLEREFNLDLITTAPGVKYRITLTGGEVVEVENPSRWPDPTNIAQIEEPVIIAKILTNEEYVGGILKLVEDKRGKQQNFEYVSSNRVLLTYQLPLNEIVLDFYDRLKSVSRGYASLDYALAGMWVSPMVKMDILIGGDPVDALSVIVHRDFAFERGKSLVHKMRELIPRQMFEVALQAAIGAKIIARETVSAIRKDVIAKCYGGDISRKKKLLNKQKEGKKRMKRIGKVDIPQEAFLAVLKVGED; encoded by the coding sequence ATGGATCCAAAATACATACGAAACTTCGCGATCATCGCGCACATCGATCATGGCAAATCCACACTGTCTGACCGCCTGCTGGAACTCACCGGCTCGCTGACCCATCGCGAGATGCAGGCCCAGGTGCTCGACGCCATGGATCTGGAGCGCGAGCGCGGCATCACCATCAAGGCCCATTCCGTCCGCATGATGTACAAGGCGAAAGACGGCATCACCTACCAGCTCAACCTCATCGACACGCCCGGCCACGTGGACTTCTCTTACGAAGTCTCTCGCTCGCTTGCTTCGTGTGAAGGTGCTCTCCTCGTGGTGGATGCGACCCAGGGCGTCGAAGCACAGACCCTCGCCAACGCCTATCTGGCCATCTCCAACGGTCTTGAGATCCTTCCGGTCATTAATAAAATTGATCTCCCTAGTGCCGATATTGAACGCACGAAAGAGATGATCGAGAACACGGTTGGCCTTCCGGCGGACGACGCGATTGCGGTCAGCGCGAAGACCGGCCTCAATGTAGAAGAGATCCTCGAAGCCATCGTCACCAAGCTCCCTTCGCCGAAAGGCGATGCTTCGGCTCCTCTGCAGGCCTTGATCTTTGATTCGTGGTTCGATGCGTACCGTGGCGTCATTGTGCTCGCACGCGTCATCAACGGCAGGCTTCGCACCGGCCAGAAGATCAAGCTCATGTCGAACGGCAAGGTCTTCGATATTGAGAGCATGGGTGTCCTTACGCCGAAACCCGTCGAAATTGCAGAGCTGTCTGCAGGCGAGGTCGGATTTTTCGTCGCGACTATTAAAAATGTGGTGGACTCCAAGGTTGGCGATACGATCACCGATCCCGCCGAGCCTGCCACGGAAATGCTTCCGGGCTTTGAAGACATCAAGAGCATGGTCTTCGCCGGGCTTTACACAATCGAGTCGCACGAGCACGGTGCTCTGCGCGACGCCCTGGAGAAGCTCAAGCTCAACGACGCTTCGTTCTCTTTCGAACCCGAAAGCTCCGTAGCCCTTGGCTTTGGCTTCCGTTGCGGCTTCCTCGGCCTGCTCCACATGGAGATCATCCAGGAACGTCTCGAACGCGAGTTCAACCTCGATCTCATCACCACCGCGCCCGGCGTGAAGTACCGCATTACGCTCACCGGCGGGGAAGTGGTTGAAGTCGAAAACCCGTCGCGCTGGCCCGATCCCACAAACATCGCCCAGATCGAAGAGCCCGTCATCATCGCAAAGATCCTCACCAATGAGGAGTATGTGGGTGGCATTCTCAAGCTGGTTGAGGACAAGCGCGGCAAGCAGCAGAACTTCGAATACGTCAGCTCCAACCGAGTTTTGCTCACCTATCAGCTTCCGCTCAACGAAATCGTCCTCGATTTCTACGATCGATTGAAGAGTGTTTCGCGCGGATACGCTTCGCTGGACTACGCTCTCGCGGGTATGTGGGTTTCGCCCATGGTCAAGATGGACATTCTCATTGGCGGCGATCCGGTCGACGCCCTTTCGGTGATTGTGCATCGTGATTTTGCCTTTGAACGCGGCAAATCGCTCGTGCACAAGATGCGCGAACTCATCCCGCGCCAGATGTTCGAGGTTGCATTGCAGGCTGCCATCGGTGCTAAGATCATCGCGCGCGAAACCGTCTCCGCCATCCGCAAAGATGTTATCGCCAAGTGCTATGGCGGCGACATCAGCCGGAAGAAGAAGCTCCTCAATAAACAAAAAGAGGGCAAGAAGCGGATGAAGCGCATCGGCAAGGTCGACATCCCGCAGGAGGCCTTCCTGGCCGTCCTCAAGGTCGGCGAAGACTAG